A single region of the Halobacterium wangiae genome encodes:
- a CDS encoding uS10/mL48 family ribosomal protein, whose protein sequence is MTFVTKLSLKSGDRAALDGVVSDIKETCRRKGAQMKGPHSDAPGKLTVPLYARLDGDGDESAGRWTYTVYRRRIELYGHDDLARSIMERSFPDSVHVEAELEQQKPMGSA, encoded by the coding sequence ATGACCTTCGTCACGAAACTATCCCTGAAGAGCGGGGACCGTGCGGCCCTCGACGGCGTCGTCTCCGACATCAAGGAGACCTGCCGTCGGAAGGGCGCCCAGATGAAAGGCCCGCACTCCGACGCGCCGGGCAAACTCACCGTCCCGCTGTACGCCCGACTCGACGGTGACGGCGACGAGTCGGCTGGTCGCTGGACGTACACCGTCTACCGCCGACGCATCGAACTGTACGGCCACGACGACCTGGCGCGGTCCATCATGGAACGGTCGTTCCCGGACAGCGTCCACGTGGAAGCGGAACTCGAACAGCAGAAGCCGATGGGATCCGCGTAA
- a CDS encoding DUF7513 family protein, with protein sequence MSRFKKFTEGLTFRTNRPSFDVGEELSVFVTGDKDGTPVARIGDTVLHLPDESVSLVDKRVLLRVTEFDENRHVGEAEYLETVGESAF encoded by the coding sequence ATGAGTCGCTTCAAGAAGTTCACGGAGGGCCTGACGTTCCGGACGAACCGACCGTCGTTCGACGTCGGTGAGGAACTGTCGGTGTTCGTCACCGGCGACAAGGACGGGACGCCCGTCGCGCGCATCGGCGACACGGTCCTCCACCTGCCCGACGAGTCGGTGAGTCTGGTGGACAAGCGGGTGCTGCTCCGCGTGACCGAGTTCGACGAGAACAGGCACGTCGGCGAGGCGGAGTACCTCGAGACGGTCGGGGAGAGCGCCTTCTGA
- a CDS encoding Na+/H+ antiporter NhaC family protein: MATGEDRGTRIDFYGGKWMSAFPLAFFVVWAIFQSGILRIGDTTGLVAGMLVGLIVGLLFVKGSWKGYANTIFEGMTRRVAATAVVAWLWAGMFAETIQVGGFVGGLVWAADAAGIGAALFPAASFILAALLATGIGTGYGTTVAFTTLFFPAGVLLGASPVLLFGAILSGAVFGDNLAPVSDTTIVSAVTQDSDIGGVVASRFKYALVAAVIAFAGYVVAGGLMSGIDIAAEAQQIFVGESEPAGLLHLVSMLVVIGTAVAGRHIIEAISWGIIVAFVFNVVFGLASVADMVVFQAPEGLEIAQSLSWLPFVELVDTTQEGVSAAVGGSLYSGASGFFPLIVLVLLIVAAAQVMIRGGGFEALQDWLLESVATSVRRAETSMVLGTAIVNAMITINTAAEIAIGPYIARVGERFNINGYRRANILDANTSALGYIFPWSGGVLVGYTQLQGLPDEYEWFTQSMVVNPADVVPYVFHGWVLVAVFLLAALTGFGLEYTSDRESEEVDRL, encoded by the coding sequence ATGGCCACGGGCGAGGACAGGGGTACTCGCATCGACTTCTACGGCGGGAAGTGGATGAGTGCGTTCCCACTCGCCTTCTTCGTGGTGTGGGCCATCTTCCAGAGCGGCATCCTCCGCATCGGTGACACCACCGGTCTCGTCGCGGGGATGCTCGTGGGCCTCATCGTCGGCCTGCTCTTCGTCAAGGGGTCGTGGAAAGGCTACGCGAACACAATCTTCGAGGGGATGACCCGTCGGGTCGCGGCCACCGCAGTCGTGGCGTGGCTCTGGGCGGGGATGTTCGCCGAGACGATCCAGGTCGGTGGGTTCGTCGGTGGACTCGTCTGGGCGGCCGACGCAGCGGGCATCGGCGCCGCGCTGTTCCCGGCAGCGTCGTTCATCCTCGCGGCGTTGCTGGCGACCGGCATCGGCACCGGCTACGGGACGACTGTCGCGTTCACGACGCTGTTCTTCCCGGCCGGCGTCCTGCTGGGCGCCAGTCCGGTGTTGCTGTTCGGCGCCATCCTCTCGGGGGCCGTCTTCGGGGACAACCTCGCGCCGGTCAGCGACACGACCATCGTGAGCGCGGTCACCCAGGACTCCGACATCGGGGGTGTCGTCGCCTCGCGGTTCAAGTACGCCCTCGTGGCGGCCGTCATCGCCTTCGCTGGCTACGTGGTCGCGGGTGGTCTGATGTCCGGTATCGACATCGCCGCCGAAGCCCAGCAGATCTTCGTCGGTGAGAGCGAGCCCGCGGGGCTCCTCCACCTGGTCTCGATGCTCGTCGTCATCGGGACTGCCGTCGCGGGACGGCACATCATCGAGGCCATCTCCTGGGGCATCATCGTGGCGTTCGTCTTCAACGTCGTCTTCGGGCTGGCGTCGGTCGCCGACATGGTCGTCTTCCAGGCGCCGGAGGGACTCGAGATCGCCCAGTCGCTCTCCTGGCTCCCGTTCGTCGAACTCGTCGACACCACCCAGGAGGGCGTCAGTGCCGCGGTCGGCGGGAGCCTCTACAGCGGTGCGTCGGGTTTCTTCCCGCTCATCGTGCTGGTGTTGCTCATCGTCGCGGCCGCACAGGTCATGATCCGCGGCGGTGGCTTCGAGGCGCTCCAGGACTGGCTGCTCGAGTCGGTCGCGACCAGCGTGCGTCGCGCGGAAACCTCGATGGTGCTGGGGACCGCAATCGTCAACGCAATGATCACGATCAACACGGCCGCAGAGATCGCCATCGGGCCGTACATCGCCCGGGTCGGCGAGCGGTTCAACATCAACGGCTACCGGCGCGCGAACATCCTCGACGCGAACACGTCCGCGCTCGGCTACATCTTCCCGTGGTCGGGCGGCGTGCTCGTCGGCTACACCCAGCTACAGGGGCTCCCCGACGAGTACGAGTGGTTCACCCAGTCGATGGTCGTGAACCCGGCGGACGTCGTGCCGTACGTGTTCCACGGCTGGGTCCTGGTCGCGGTGTTCCTGCTCGCCGCGCTCACAGGGTTCGGGCTGGAGTACACTAGCGACCGCGAGTCCGAGGAGGTCGATCGCCTATGA
- a CDS encoding amidohydrolase → MASTELDPLLALRRDLHRHPEPAWCEFYTTARVVEECDRIGVDELYVGPDAIDPTGRMAVPDEETLATWLDQAREDGASEAVLAQLAGGYTGAVAVLERGDGPTVGLRVDIDALHITESSDADHYPAGEEFRSEHEGYMHACGHDGHVTLGIGVLEAVADSDFSGTLKLFFQPAEERVGGGRAMAESGHLDDVDYLYAVHLGLDHPTGEVVAGVDGFLAVSHLLAEFEGESAHAGAHPEEGRNAVQAMATAIQNLYAIPRHDGGATRVNAGRAGGGTATNIVPEEAFVEGEVRGETTELMHYMKEKAERVLESSADMHECEVTINTEGEAPSATSDQALVDVFADEASALDDVENVLERDDLGGSEDATYLMKRVQEHGGLACYVCVGTDHPGGHHTSTFDVDEASLPLGIEALTNAILRAATEEPRS, encoded by the coding sequence ATGGCCAGTACGGAACTCGACCCGCTTCTCGCACTTCGACGTGACCTCCACAGACACCCCGAGCCGGCGTGGTGCGAGTTCTACACGACCGCGCGCGTCGTAGAGGAGTGCGACCGGATCGGCGTCGACGAACTGTACGTCGGTCCCGACGCGATCGACCCCACCGGCAGGATGGCCGTCCCGGACGAGGAGACGCTGGCCACCTGGCTGGACCAGGCGCGGGAGGACGGCGCCAGCGAGGCGGTCCTCGCTCAGCTAGCTGGCGGCTACACGGGCGCCGTCGCGGTGCTGGAACGCGGTGACGGGCCGACGGTGGGCCTGCGCGTGGACATCGACGCGCTGCACATCACGGAGTCCAGCGACGCGGACCACTACCCCGCGGGCGAGGAGTTCCGGTCGGAGCACGAGGGGTACATGCACGCCTGCGGGCACGACGGGCACGTCACGCTCGGCATCGGAGTGCTCGAGGCCGTCGCCGACAGCGACTTCTCGGGCACGCTGAAGCTGTTCTTCCAGCCGGCCGAGGAGCGCGTCGGCGGCGGGAGAGCGATGGCCGAGAGCGGCCACCTCGACGACGTCGACTACCTCTACGCCGTCCACCTCGGACTCGACCACCCTACCGGCGAGGTGGTTGCGGGCGTCGACGGCTTCCTCGCGGTGAGCCACCTCCTCGCGGAGTTCGAGGGCGAGTCCGCGCACGCGGGCGCCCACCCCGAGGAGGGTCGGAACGCGGTGCAGGCGATGGCGACAGCGATACAGAACCTCTACGCGATTCCCCGCCACGACGGCGGTGCGACCCGGGTGAACGCCGGTCGTGCGGGCGGCGGCACCGCGACGAACATCGTCCCGGAGGAGGCGTTCGTCGAGGGCGAGGTGCGCGGCGAGACGACCGAGTTGATGCACTACATGAAGGAGAAGGCCGAGCGCGTCCTCGAGTCCTCGGCGGACATGCACGAGTGCGAGGTCACGATCAACACCGAGGGCGAGGCGCCGAGTGCGACGAGCGACCAGGCGCTCGTGGACGTGTTCGCGGACGAGGCGAGCGCGCTCGACGACGTCGAGAACGTGCTGGAACGCGACGACCTCGGCGGGAGCGAGGACGCGACCTACCTGATGAAGCGGGTACAGGAACACGGCGGGCTGGCGTGTTACGTCTGCGTGGGGACCGACCACCCGGGCGGCCACCACACCTCGACGTTCGACGTGGACGAGGCGTCGCTCCCGCTCGGCATCGAGGCGCTCACGAACGCGATTCTGCGCGCTGCGACCGAGGAACCGCGTTCCTGA
- a CDS encoding plastocyanin/azurin family copper-binding protein: MDSQVTRRGFLAGLAGGAGVVGAGSVTAQEQTETVDMTDSLVFESDSITVAPGTTVVWENVGSIGHSVTAYEDEIPEEADYFASGGFEAEQTARQSYPSEGDVPGGESYEHTVEVEGTYEYFCIPHESVDMVATMEVTSDPDQGGPTSILPNSARDLAVAGLAALVAVVGLGWAILKYGGDYGEE, translated from the coding sequence ATGGACTCACAGGTCACACGGCGCGGGTTCCTCGCTGGCCTCGCTGGGGGCGCTGGTGTCGTCGGCGCCGGGTCTGTGACGGCACAGGAACAGACCGAGACCGTCGACATGACGGACTCGCTCGTGTTCGAGTCGGACTCCATCACGGTCGCTCCAGGCACGACCGTCGTCTGGGAGAACGTCGGGTCGATCGGTCACTCCGTCACCGCCTACGAGGACGAGATCCCCGAGGAAGCCGACTACTTCGCCTCGGGCGGGTTCGAGGCCGAGCAGACGGCTCGCCAGTCCTACCCCAGCGAGGGGGACGTCCCCGGCGGCGAGAGCTACGAACACACCGTCGAAGTCGAGGGGACCTACGAGTACTTCTGCATCCCGCACGAGTCGGTCGACATGGTGGCGACGATGGAGGTCACGAGCGACCCCGACCAGGGCGGCCCGACATCCATCCTCCCGAACAGCGCGCGCGACCTCGCCGTCGCGGGGCTCGCGGCGCTGGTCGCCGTCGTCGGACTCGGGTGGGCGATCCTCAAGTACGGCGGCGACTACGGTGAGGAGTAG